The Papaver somniferum cultivar HN1 chromosome 6, ASM357369v1, whole genome shotgun sequence genome segment caaaaaattgtatttttcatcatggttcggcgaaccaggactatgttcggcttaaaatataagccgaaccctctaaattgatgaacagttcggctagctgaatttgTTAACATTATACGCTGAACCCTCATTTTTcaacttccaacctatttgcaagatcctagttcggcttatattaaagtctaataacaagccgaacttattcctgagagttaggttcggttctcactctaaatatcgtatcagccgaactatatatttttccaagttcggctcatattcaaaaaatcacatcagccgaacatgatactgatttccatgaaacacttaaattcatacacattcaggggttaggctttttattacatatgttttctattatgcagccttttcataggatgaaccaaacaaaaaaagtggaaattactaaaagtgttaaAAAAGTGAAGTCTAATAAcggagaataccaaggtccatattaaacttattaaaataaattagatcttatcttcaacttcaagagaatgaaaagacaaacacaacgcaaaaagaatgaggacattccgacatcggacgaaaaagttatggccaaaacaagatcgaaaaacttgagtgtgcaaagagaaggttcggctgataactcaacaacacgagctagtcgaacctagagcctgcaaattaatattttcgaagtgtttacagagagaggttcggcttgaaagtgatctaatcgagtcagccgaacctgacaaccacctggggtaaatttcacttctcaggtttggccgggaaggtttgcaaggtattagccgaacctgacgcTGTTCTGGGAtgtattcaatacacattttggggttcggataaaaattgacatttacggtttagccgaactgttcatagacactttcagggtgaaatttcaagaacagttcgactcaaaactcaactcaattatcagccgaacccgctactgtaaccATCAAAAACactaagtttttagcaatttaactcattcaatccatgaaaaacaacaaataaaagattgagtttgtagggaataccttcttatcctcatttcagtatttggagcttcaaatggttgaatttccgattcaatttccggttcaattatagtttttacaccttcatcttcaattggttcttcttctttaattcatggattggaagaggatttagaacacctgacgtttgcttttttctttgtacgatccattatatagttcaatttaaccgatgatcgaattttcacgaatcaataattaattagagtgatgaaaaaaaaatctgagagaaaaggaaggtggtttagccggaggaagaagaagagatgtttaggatagtttattttttgattttaggttcaagggtatataggtaattgaactacccaatagacagcccttataaggtcacctaggatgggaaaactattttgtatgccttgaaagtttttggtatgcctaaaatcatGGTTCTtaatctacacaatcacaaatatGTGAACCACGTAAGAATCAGTAAAAGCTACATTAAGTATAACGAGTGCGTCTATGTGCACCCCgtctatatttttttatatatttatttaacCAATAACCAAAGCcctttttccagtagcaagtatcAGGTAAGGAAGATATAAAATCTTGTGAAAATCTTATCTCCAAAATATGGCTAAGTTACTATGTCGGTTCGCCAACCAAAGCAACCTGTACAGAGACAGTACTAAATCCTTGGCACCTCCTGTGCTTGCGGGTGGAACAGGGAGTGGACACACTATTTAGTAGGGTTTAAGCATTCGCGATCGTTAAAATAGCATATCCACTGTACCCCTGCCCTAGGGCTTGCAGGGCTACACGGAGGAGTCCCCCCTTCACAATATGCTAGAATGATTTCACAAGTTCACCGTTTCAAGCGGCCAAAATCGATATCTTTTTGATAGATAAGCACAGGGACCAACCGAGTCTTTCCTTTTACGACTCAGGGAAGATGTTGAAGAGGTAGTCGGGCTTGTTGTCGCCGCGTGGAGCGGGAGCCAACCAGCACCGAGgaccaaacaccactcatacgccaacacgtattTTCCATCAAGGAACTACCGTCTCCAGTAGAACACGCCATCCAAGCTTTTAAGACCGCGCGAGCACGAGCACCAGGGATAAGTTGTTTCAAGCGGGCACGCTGTGCACGAAAGATCTATCATACCAACGATAGGTACGATTAAGTAATACACGGGGGCACCATCAATATCTTCTCGATAAATATGCAACATAGGAACCAAATTTGGGCACGACACTAGCATGAAGAGGTAATCGGGCTTATATTTCACCACTCGGGTCGGGGATCCAACAAACACTCGAgaaccaaacaccactcatacgccaacacgtattTTCCATCGAGCAACAACCATCTCAGGACTAACAACTCAAGTCAGTGGTGACGAGAGAAACACGATCTCCCGAGACAAATCAATCCCAATGGGCACGATGTGTGCGAACAAACAAACATGGTCCAACTCATTCCGGGAATCGAAATCCTACCTCTTTCACGTGGATCGCTACTCTCCACTTTTGTCTATCCAAAGGATCTTCCTTAGCCAAATGACGCTTCTTCAAGTCGTGCTTCACCGACTCATCCCACGTAAGTTTCGGTCGTCCTCTACGTTTCATCCTACCCTCACGGCGCAAGATGCGACCTACTCGGACCGGCGCATTAGGAGGTCTTCGACGTAAGTGCCCAAACCAACGCAACCGATGTTGGGAGAGCATATCCTTGATTGATGATACCTTCAGCTTCTTGCGAACATATTCATTCCTGATGCGATCGTGTCTCGTATATCCGCAAACTCAACGCAACATGCGCATCTCAGTTGTGCCCAGTTGTCTGACGTCTCGATCCTTCGTCACCCAGCACTCAGCGCCATAAAGCATCACGGGTCGAATCGTCGTTTTGTAGAACTTTCCTTTAAGCTTTAGAGGGACTTTCCGGTCACACGAGACACCTTTAGCCAGTCTCCATTTTTCCCATCCTGCCTGGGTCCGGTGTCGAATGTCCTCTTCAATCCCACCATCTCTTTGGATCATCGAACCCAGATATTTGAAGGTATTAAGGTATCCATTTAAAACATCCCGAACATACGGTCTGGGATCATCGAAGTCACACCTTAGGTATTCATTCTTGGTCCTACTAAGTCTGAATCCCTTAGATTCCAGAGATTGCCGCCAGAGCTCAAGCTTTTTCTCCACCTCTGTCCTGGACTCTCCAATTAGCGCCACATCATCTGCAAAGAGCATACACCATGGGATCTCACATTGTATGTCCCTTGTTACTTGATCCATCACTAGAGTAAATAGATAAGGACTCAAGGTTGATCCTTGGTGTAGCcctatcttgatcagaaatcactCGAAACACCGTCACAGGTTCGAACACCAGTGACAGCTCCCTCGTACATATCCTTAATTAATTTAATGTACTTATGTGGCACTCTCTTCTTTTCCAGCGTCCACCACATCACCTCTCGCGGGACTCTGTTATAAGATTTCTCGAGGTCGATGAATACCATGTGCAGGTCCCGCGTTTGTTCTCGGTATCTTTCCATAAGTAAACAAAAAACTAGGCACAAATTGTCATTTATTTGTATATCTCTTTTGTTTTTGGTTATTTGATTTAAATtcgtactccctccgtcctagtttacttgcctaAATTTCCTCTCTGCTTTCCTTAATCTTTGTGCAAAAATCATGGCCTATATTTTCTCATAAATAAATATTCGCATAGGATTTAAGACCGCCCTAAAAGCTTCTCTGAGTTTCTCCTCTTATTAAGCTCACTTGATTTCGATTATATCCTAAGCGATAAAAGTTTTGATCATAATTGTGATATATTATTGTTATGACTCGTATAGTTCACATGTACAAGCAACATTACAACATCACTACCATCCaaacataataaaaaataattggaTATGTAAGGACTATATATATCGGATTACCGGTATTTTTAGAAGTCAGTTTTATTCCGAGTTCATAATCCTCTATTATTAACAACTACAACATTATGCTTGGCTTAGGATCAAAGATTTAACagaaacaaaagatatcatctcTTTTTGGAAAGTTTAGAATTCCAGATTCCAATTACTCGTTCTCCTCCCTTTCAAATATTCCCCCTCTTAATTTCTGGATTTGTTTCCCAAATATCTTCGTCGCCCATGAGAGTCTACAAAACATACACAATAATCTTATCTTCATTTTGTTGGACAAAATGAAAATGATAattcagaaaaatgaagaaatatgTATGAATTACATTTTGGATTGTGTATCTGTTCTTAGTTCCTCAATTTCCAATATAATTAGTTgtgtataataataataaaaataaatacatcAAATAACTTGGGTTAAAAAGATCAACTAATAGTGATTAGAGGAATGTGTACCCCTGGTTAGAAGGGGTGTACATAAAGGCACTCAAG includes the following:
- the LOC113291508 gene encoding uncharacterized protein LOC113291508, with amino-acid sequence MDQVTRDIQCEIPWCMLFADDVALIGESRTEVEKKLELWRQSLESKGFRLSRTKNEYLRCDFDDPRPYVRDVLNGYLNTFKYLGSMIQRDGGIEEDIRHRTQAGWEKWRLAKGVSCDRKVPLKLKGKFYKTTIRPVMLYGAENEYVRKKLKVSSIKDMLSQHRLRWFGHLRRRPPNAPVRVGRILRREGRMKRRGRPKLTWDESVKHDLKKRHLAKEDPLDRQKWRVAIHVKEIFRAQRARLKQLIPGARARAVLKAWMACSTGDGSSLMENTCWRMSGVWSSVLVGSRSTRRQQARLPLQHLP